The proteins below are encoded in one region of Silene latifolia isolate original U9 population chromosome 2, ASM4854445v1, whole genome shotgun sequence:
- the LOC141631579 gene encoding UDP-glucose 4-epimerase GEPI48-like, whose product MSKNILVTGGAGYIGSHTVLQLLLGGYNVVIIDNLVNSSEIALDRVKQLASDLSHNLSFIKADLRDKEALDKLFSSTKFDAVIHFAGLKSVAESVQKPELYYDNNVTGTNNLLEVMSVHGCKMLVFSSSATVYGWPEKVPCTEEFPLSPTNPYGQTKRDIEDRCRDVQRLDGEWKIILLRYFNPVGAHPSGDIGEDPRGIPNNLMPYVQQVAVGRRPHLTVYGTDYNTKDGTGVRDYIHVVDLADGHIAALKKLFDTDIGCEVYNLGTGKGTTVLEMVTAFEKTSEKKIPLVMAERRSGDVEVVYASTEKAERELNWKAKYGIEEMCRDQWNWASKNPYGYNSADDIE is encoded by the coding sequence ATGTCGAAGAACATTTTGGTGACGGGTGGTGCCGGTTACATTGGCAGTCACACCGTCCTTCAGCTTTTGCTTGGAGGTTACAACGTCGTCATTATTGATAATCTcgtcaattcttccgagattgCCCTCGACCGAGTCAAGCAACTTGCCTCTGATCTCTCCCACAATCTTTCCTTTATAAAGGCAGACCTCCGGGACAAAGAAGCACTTGATAAATTATTTTCTTCAACGAAATTTGATGCCGTCATCCATTTTGCTGGATTAAAGTCAGTTGCGGAGAGTGTACAAAAACCAGAGCTCTATTACGATAACAATGTCACTGGTACAAATAATCTGCTTGAAGTGATGTCGGTCCATGGATGCAAAATGCTGGTCTTTTCATCATCTGCCACTGTTTATGGTTGGCCTGAAAAGGTACCTTGTACTGAGGAATTTCCCTTATCACCTACCAATCCATATGGACAAACAAAGCGCGATATTGAAGATAGATGTCGGGATGTACAGCGTTTGGATGGTGAATGGAAGATTATTCTTTTGAGATATTTTAATCCAGTTGGCGCCCATCCCAGTGGCGATATTGGTGAGGATCCACGCGGAATTCCAAACAATCTCATGCCTTATGTACAGCAAGTGGCCGTAGGAAGACGACCTCACTTAACGGTGTATGGAACTGATTATAACACTAAAGATGGCACTGGAGTTAGAGACTACATCCATGTGGTTGATTTAGCGGATGGACACATAGCAGCTTTGAAGAAGCTATTTGATACTGATATCGGATGTGAAGTCTACAATTTGGGAACTGGTAAAGGTACAACCGTCCTTGAGATGGTTACTGCATTTGAGAAAACATCTGAAAAGAAAATCCCGCTTGTAATGGCTGAGCGACGTTCTGGGGACGTGGAGGTTGTATATGCCTCAACAGAGAAAGCAGAGCGGGAACTGAACTGGAAGGCCAAATATGGTATTGAGGAAATGTGTCGTGATCAATGGAATTGGGCTAGCAAGAATCCGTATGGTTACAACTCAGCAGATGATATAGAATGA